The proteins below come from a single Nocardioides eburneiflavus genomic window:
- a CDS encoding DUF6916 family protein gives MTEMSRRAVLGASAAGAATLAVGLPAGAAGAAGVRDLYTRRRFTRLRGRKFRLTDGTRSWSVKLTHVKDLEHAARGEQRSFALTFRRATPGPPQGTYTLRRPGFRPTVIFVVPSDRRRRTYEVVVN, from the coding sequence ATGACCGAGATGTCCCGCCGAGCCGTGCTGGGCGCGAGCGCCGCCGGCGCCGCCACCCTGGCCGTCGGCCTTCCCGCCGGAGCCGCCGGGGCGGCCGGCGTCCGCGACCTCTACACCCGCCGGCGGTTCACCCGCCTGCGCGGACGGAAGTTCCGGCTGACCGACGGCACGCGGAGCTGGTCGGTCAAGCTGACCCACGTCAAGGACCTCGAGCACGCCGCCCGCGGCGAGCAGCGCTCGTTCGCCCTGACGTTCCGCCGTGCGACCCCCGGACCGCCGCAGGGCACCTACACCCTGCGCCGTCCCGGGTTCCGCCCGACGGTGATCTTCGTGGTGCCCAGCGACCGCCGCCGGCGCACCTACGAGGTCGTCGTCAACTAA
- a CDS encoding DUF6916 family protein: MTRIEWLTHEHFAPLVGQDMAVDAGARGTVTMRLVEATVGTQPGGPGPEGQQRLQFSLVLLGPGGQVLPQGTYAVTHEAVGEQHLFLVPLGRDDAGVRYEAAFA, encoded by the coding sequence GTGACGAGAATCGAGTGGCTCACCCACGAGCACTTCGCTCCTCTGGTCGGCCAGGACATGGCGGTGGACGCCGGGGCGCGCGGGACCGTGACGATGCGGCTGGTCGAGGCGACGGTCGGCACGCAGCCGGGCGGTCCGGGCCCGGAGGGCCAGCAGCGGCTGCAGTTCTCGCTGGTCCTCCTCGGGCCGGGCGGGCAGGTCCTGCCCCAGGGCACGTACGCCGTGACGCACGAGGCGGTGGGCGAGCAGCACCTGTTCCTGGTGCCGCTGGGTCGCGACGACGCGGGCGTGCGCTACGAGGCGGCCTTCGCCTGA
- a CDS encoding pseudouridine-5'-phosphate glycosidase, which produces MNLTVTDGVRDALASGRPVVALESTIISHGMPYPQNVEMARTVEGIVRDGGAVPATIAVLHGRPTIGLSADDLELLASDESVIKVSIRDLPYVVSRGLHGATTVASTMRLAALAGIGVFVTGGLGGVHRGAETSYDVSADLTELSTTSVAVVCAGVKSILDIGLTLEKLETLGVPVLGYGTDEFPSFFSRSSGFGAPMRVDSPVEVAALMRAKWDLGLAGGVVVANPIPAESEIPADEIGAIIDRALGDMDRLGIRGKDATPYLLGRIVEITDGESLKANIALVEHNARLGAAIAMAYAVS; this is translated from the coding sequence TTGAACCTGACCGTCACCGACGGGGTCCGCGACGCGCTCGCGTCCGGCCGGCCCGTCGTCGCGCTGGAGAGCACGATCATCAGTCACGGCATGCCCTACCCGCAGAACGTCGAGATGGCACGCACGGTCGAGGGCATCGTCCGCGACGGCGGTGCGGTGCCCGCGACGATCGCGGTGCTGCACGGTCGCCCGACGATCGGGCTGTCCGCCGACGACCTCGAGCTGCTCGCCTCGGACGAGTCGGTCATCAAGGTCTCCATCCGCGACCTGCCGTACGTCGTCTCCCGCGGCCTGCACGGCGCGACGACGGTCGCCTCGACGATGCGGCTGGCCGCCCTCGCCGGGATCGGCGTGTTCGTGACCGGCGGGCTTGGCGGCGTCCACCGCGGCGCGGAGACGTCGTACGACGTGTCGGCCGACCTCACCGAGCTCTCGACCACCTCGGTCGCGGTCGTATGCGCCGGCGTGAAGAGCATCCTCGACATCGGCCTGACCCTGGAGAAGCTGGAGACGCTGGGCGTGCCGGTGCTCGGCTACGGCACGGACGAGTTCCCGTCGTTCTTCTCGCGGTCCTCGGGATTCGGCGCCCCGATGCGCGTCGACTCCCCCGTCGAGGTCGCCGCCCTGATGCGGGCGAAGTGGGACCTCGGGCTCGCCGGCGGAGTCGTCGTCGCCAACCCGATCCCGGCGGAGTCGGAGATCCCCGCCGACGAGATCGGCGCGATCATCGACCGGGCCCTCGGCGACATGGACCGCCTCGGCATCCGCGGCAAGGACGCGACCCCCTACCTGCTGGGGCGCATCGTGGAGATCACCGACGGTGAGTCCCTCAAGGCCAACATCGCGCTCGTCGAGCACAACGCGCGCCTCGGTGCCGCGATCGCGATGGCGTACGCCGTTAGTTGA
- a CDS encoding GNAT family N-acetyltransferase: protein MATVTPDSRVDVTLRPSTDADREFLVGLYGSTREEELAQVPWAPGQLEAFVRMQFTAQDTEYRRHNPHGSFDVVEVGGHPVGRLIVDRRPGDIRVVDVSLVPHARGAGIGTRLLGDLIEEARATGRIVSIHVEAHNRAAELYARLGLAVVADLGVYRRMEWTG, encoded by the coding sequence ATGGCCACCGTCACCCCCGACAGCCGCGTCGACGTCACGCTCCGCCCCTCGACCGACGCCGACCGCGAGTTCCTCGTCGGCCTCTACGGCTCGACCCGCGAGGAGGAGCTGGCCCAGGTGCCGTGGGCGCCCGGTCAGCTCGAGGCGTTCGTCCGGATGCAGTTCACCGCTCAGGACACCGAGTACCGCCGGCACAACCCGCACGGCTCCTTCGACGTCGTCGAGGTAGGGGGACACCCGGTCGGCCGGCTGATCGTCGACCGTCGTCCCGGGGACATCCGCGTCGTCGACGTCTCGCTGGTGCCGCACGCCCGCGGCGCCGGGATCGGCACCCGGCTCCTCGGCGACCTCATCGAGGAGGCGCGGGCCACGGGACGGATCGTGAGCATCCACGTCGAGGCGCACAACCGCGCCGCCGAGCTGTACGCCCGGCTGGGCCTCGCCGTCGTGGCCGACCTCGGCGTCTACCGCCGGATGGAGTGGACCGGATGA
- a CDS encoding carbohydrate kinase family protein — MKHWVVVVGGTNMDVVARTSAPLVPATSNPGHTRISPGGVGRNIAACLGLLGAPVRLVSAVGDDAFGEEALRVTAACGADVGAVRRVPGATGTYTAVLDDRGELVAAVSDMAVVDALELDTVHLTDAALVVVDGNLAHDQAARVVAAASAADVPVAFEPVSVAKAARLSDLVRDLFLVTPNADELAALTGRPAGDWRASVDDLHARGVEHVWLRHGAEGSWMCTREAEPVHLPAAPATVVDVTGAGDAMLAAWVAAWLRGADPVAAARDGHLAAAATIESPHTVRPDLAEAMHDLTREHR; from the coding sequence GTGAAGCACTGGGTGGTGGTCGTCGGCGGGACCAACATGGACGTCGTCGCGCGCACCTCCGCCCCCCTGGTCCCCGCGACCAGCAACCCCGGCCACACCCGCATCTCGCCGGGAGGGGTCGGCCGCAACATCGCCGCCTGCCTCGGCCTGCTGGGCGCCCCGGTACGCCTGGTGTCGGCGGTCGGTGACGACGCCTTCGGCGAGGAGGCGCTGCGGGTCACCGCCGCGTGCGGCGCCGACGTGGGGGCCGTACGCCGGGTGCCGGGCGCGACCGGCACCTACACCGCCGTCCTCGACGACCGCGGTGAGCTGGTGGCCGCGGTCTCCGACATGGCGGTCGTCGACGCGCTCGAGCTCGACACCGTCCACCTGACCGACGCCGCGCTGGTGGTCGTCGACGGCAACCTGGCCCACGACCAGGCGGCCCGGGTCGTGGCCGCGGCCTCTGCGGCCGACGTCCCGGTCGCCTTCGAGCCGGTGTCGGTCGCCAAGGCGGCCCGGCTCTCGGACCTGGTGCGCGACCTGTTCCTCGTCACCCCCAACGCCGATGAGCTCGCCGCCCTGACGGGCCGGCCGGCCGGGGACTGGCGGGCGTCCGTCGACGACCTGCACGCCCGCGGCGTCGAGCACGTCTGGCTGCGCCACGGCGCCGAGGGGTCGTGGATGTGCACCCGCGAGGCCGAGCCCGTCCACCTGCCCGCCGCCCCTGCGACCGTCGTCGACGTCACCGGGGCCGGCGACGCGATGCTCGCCGCCTGGGTCGCGGCCTGGCTGCGCGGCGCCGACCCCGTCGCCGCGGCCCGCGACGGGCACCTCGCCGCAGCCGCCACCATCGAGAGCCCGCACACCGTCCGGCCGGACCTGGCCGAAGCCATGCACGACCTCACGAGGGAGCACCGTTGA
- a CDS encoding phage tail protein, whose translation MADPFVAEIRIFPFNFAPKGWAWCDGQLMPLSQNTALFSLLGTTYGGDGKSNFALPDLQGRAPMHPGQGPGLSLHDLGESAGTETVALLQSEIPSHTHAVNASAGPAVLQAPGPDRVLGRANNVVYRDTPDNPVPLAADSLAPVGGDQPHNNMQPYLTFYFNIALQGVFPPRQ comes from the coding sequence ATGGCAGACCCGTTCGTGGCGGAGATCCGGATCTTCCCGTTCAACTTCGCGCCCAAGGGCTGGGCGTGGTGCGACGGCCAGCTCATGCCGCTGTCGCAGAACACGGCCCTCTTCTCGCTGCTCGGCACGACGTACGGCGGCGACGGCAAGTCGAACTTCGCCCTGCCCGACCTGCAGGGGCGCGCTCCGATGCACCCCGGCCAGGGCCCCGGGCTCAGCCTCCACGACCTCGGTGAGTCCGCCGGCACCGAGACGGTGGCGCTGCTGCAGAGCGAGATCCCGTCCCACACCCACGCCGTCAACGCCAGCGCTGGTCCGGCCGTCCTGCAGGCGCCGGGTCCCGACCGCGTGCTCGGTCGTGCCAACAACGTCGTCTACCGCGACACCCCGGACAACCCCGTACCGCTGGCGGCGGACTCGCTCGCCCCGGTCGGTGGGGACCAGCCGCACAACAACATGCAGCCCTACCTGACCTTCTACTTCAACATCGCCCTCCAGGGCGTGTTCCCCCCGAGGCAGTGA